Proteins found in one Quercus robur chromosome 2, dhQueRobu3.1, whole genome shotgun sequence genomic segment:
- the LOC126713850 gene encoding non-specific lipid-transfer protein 2-like, protein MKKASYVVLCAMAVVAMLLFEAPLMAKAVTCSPLQLSSCIAAITSSAPPSSTCCTKLREQRPCLCGYLKDPNLRQYVNSPGARKVASTCGVPFPSC, encoded by the coding sequence ATGAAGAAAGCTTCATATGTTGTACTCTGTGCAATGGCGGTGGTAGCCATGCTTCTATTTGAAGCACCACTGATGGCAAAGGCAGTGACATGCAGTCCCTTGCAGCTGAGTTCATGCATAGCGGCCATCACATCTTCAGCACCACCATCTAGCACTTGTTGCACCAAGCTGAGGGAGCAGAGGCCATGCCTTTGTGGGTACCTCAAAGATCCAAATCTCAGGCAGTATGTTAACTCTCCTGGTGCCAGAAAGGTCGCTAGTACTTGTGGTGTTCCCTTCCCTAGTTGTTAG